The following coding sequences lie in one Pseudomonas svalbardensis genomic window:
- a CDS encoding GNAT family N-acetyltransferase has translation MDAPIQICKATPADAGIISRIVERSIRVGCALDHRNDPLTVATWTHNKTIEHVQPWLTDERLYLNIALLHDKPVGVAMAAISGKVAFCYVQPEWFRRGAGQALVRDLEGWLTDQGLRQARLNSTRTSEAFYCHLGYQPCAETFAVAGLHAIPMHKALTPPL, from the coding sequence ATGGATGCCCCCATACAAATCTGCAAGGCAACCCCCGCCGACGCCGGCATCATCAGCCGGATCGTCGAGCGCTCCATCCGCGTGGGTTGCGCGCTCGACCATCGCAACGATCCGCTCACCGTCGCCACCTGGACCCACAACAAAACCATCGAACACGTGCAGCCCTGGCTGACCGACGAGCGGTTGTACCTGAACATCGCCCTGTTGCACGACAAACCGGTCGGCGTCGCGATGGCTGCGATCAGCGGCAAGGTCGCGTTTTGTTACGTGCAACCGGAATGGTTTCGTCGTGGGGCCGGGCAAGCGCTGGTGCGCGACCTCGAAGGTTGGCTGACCGATCAGGGTTTGCGCCAGGCACGACTCAACAGCACCCGCACCAGCGAAGCGTTTTACTGTCATCTGGGTTACCAGCCTTGCGCCGAAACCTTCGCCGTAGCCGGGCTCCACGCGATTCCCATGCACAAAGCGCTGACACCACCTTTATAG
- a CDS encoding ATP-binding protein, whose translation MMSLRLRLSLTLGAAFTLIWALAAAWMLSDLRNQMMFSLDQRLVASARMVAGLMEQLPPLPSKGEGTHFSAEQLNLPGGMACQVSSLRGEILARSHTDPQQTLEAEKMGFHDQMIDGAPWRSFTLARGDVRITTADRQIEREALNMSILLAASVPVGVALLGCLCLLWLGIGQGLAPLNRMRDALMRRSADSLEPLQIQPLPSELQPLLDTQNQLFQRIGKTIERERRLTGDAAHELRSPLTAIKTHLQVARMTDGAARDQSLARAEEGADRLHRTLEQLLLLARVEGSLSFDDGVQCSAEQVAKLAIQDAASGDRQRIKFQMPPKISHAPVQMPAVLSIAALRNLLDNALRHTPGDGAVELSLETTGNRVQFVVRDHGPGIAEEDLQHLTQRFWRNGQSTGCGLGLAIVQAIVQRCGCTLHFDSRPDGLRVELTMPLQPV comes from the coding sequence GTGATGAGCCTGCGTTTGCGCCTGAGCCTGACACTCGGCGCCGCTTTTACCCTGATCTGGGCCCTGGCGGCGGCCTGGATGCTCAGCGACCTGCGCAATCAGATGATGTTTTCCCTCGACCAGCGCCTGGTGGCGTCGGCACGGATGGTCGCTGGCCTGATGGAGCAGTTGCCGCCATTGCCGAGCAAGGGCGAGGGCACCCATTTCAGCGCTGAACAACTGAACCTCCCCGGCGGCATGGCCTGCCAGGTCAGTTCATTGCGCGGCGAAATCCTCGCCCGCAGTCACACCGATCCGCAACAAACCCTGGAGGCCGAAAAAATGGGCTTCCACGACCAGATGATCGACGGTGCACCGTGGCGCAGTTTCACCCTGGCACGCGGTGACGTGCGCATCACCACCGCCGACCGGCAGATCGAGCGTGAGGCCTTGAACATGTCGATCCTGCTGGCGGCTTCGGTGCCGGTGGGCGTGGCCTTGCTCGGTTGCCTGTGCCTGCTATGGCTGGGGATCGGTCAGGGGCTGGCGCCGCTCAACCGCATGCGCGATGCCTTGATGCGCCGCAGCGCCGATTCTCTCGAACCCTTGCAAATCCAGCCGCTGCCCAGCGAACTGCAACCGTTGCTGGACACCCAGAATCAGCTGTTCCAACGGATCGGCAAGACCATCGAACGGGAACGCCGCCTGACCGGTGATGCCGCCCATGAATTGCGCAGCCCGCTGACGGCGATCAAGACCCACCTGCAAGTGGCGCGCATGACCGACGGCGCGGCTCGGGATCAATCCCTGGCCCGGGCCGAAGAGGGCGCCGATCGCCTGCACCGGACCCTTGAACAATTGCTGTTGCTGGCGCGGGTCGAGGGCAGCCTGTCGTTCGATGACGGCGTGCAATGCAGCGCCGAGCAGGTGGCGAAACTGGCGATTCAGGACGCCGCCAGCGGTGATCGTCAGCGGATCAAATTTCAGATGCCGCCGAAAATTTCCCATGCACCGGTGCAAATGCCCGCGGTGCTGTCGATTGCCGCGCTGCGCAACCTGCTGGACAACGCGCTGCGTCATACCCCGGGCGACGGCGCGGTGGAGCTGAGTCTGGAAACCACCGGCAACCGCGTGCAGTTTGTGGTACGCGACCACGGCCCGGGGATTGCTGAAGAGGATCTGCAACACCTGACCCAACGCTTCTGGCGCAACGGCCAGAGCACTGGCTGCGGCCTGGGTCTGGCGATTGTTCAGGCGATTGTCCAGCGCTGCGGTTGTACGTTGCATTTCGACAGTCGGCCGGATGGGTTGCGAGTCGAGCTGACCATGCCATTGCAACCGGTCTAA
- a CDS encoding response regulator, which yields MHVLVCEDDELIASGIVAGLTAQGLTVEHVATASSARAMLKVAEFDVMVLDLGLPDEDGLKLLQQLRHNGLEIPVLILTARDSVTDRVDGLQAGADDYLLKPFDLRELAARLHTLLRRVAGRSVNLIEHGRLTYDPSSRETMLGGQPVDLSRREQSLLQALLHNRGRVLSTEQLKDSVYGFNDELESNALNVHIHHLRRKLGNGIVETVRGLGYRLGPADGAEELKK from the coding sequence ATGCACGTACTGGTTTGCGAAGACGACGAGTTGATCGCCAGCGGCATTGTCGCCGGCCTCACCGCTCAGGGCCTGACGGTAGAGCATGTCGCCACCGCATCGTCTGCCCGGGCGATGCTCAAGGTCGCCGAGTTCGATGTGATGGTGCTCGACCTCGGTCTGCCCGATGAAGACGGTTTGAAGCTGCTGCAGCAGTTAAGACACAACGGTCTGGAAATCCCGGTGTTGATCCTCACCGCCCGGGATTCAGTCACCGACCGCGTTGATGGCTTGCAGGCCGGCGCCGACGATTACCTGCTCAAGCCTTTCGACCTGCGCGAACTTGCCGCGCGTCTGCACACGCTGCTACGACGAGTGGCGGGGCGCAGCGTCAACCTGATCGAGCACGGTCGCCTGACCTACGACCCGAGCAGCCGCGAAACCATGCTCGGCGGCCAGCCGGTGGACCTTTCCCGTCGTGAGCAGTCGCTGTTGCAGGCCTTGCTGCATAACCGGGGCCGGGTGCTGTCGACCGAGCAACTGAAAGACAGCGTTTATGGTTTTAACGATGAGCTGGAAAGCAACGCTCTCAATGTGCATATCCATCACCTGCGGCGCAAACTCGGCAATGGCATTGTCGAGACGGTGCGCGGCCTGGGCTATCGCCTGGGGCCGGCCGATGGCGCAGAGGAATTGAAAAAGTGA
- the dsbD gene encoding protein-disulfide reductase DsbD: protein MRRLFLFLVLLISGAAQAGTDPFATKPDFLPVGKAFIFTSERLESGETQLYWQIADGYYLYQKRLKFDGLPAEHHPALPEGEAHSDEFFGEQQVYRQGLELKIPAGATGQIKVGFQGCADAGLCYPPQTQVVDLGGKSTTAAINEAPDQALASDLQQRALGWSLLVFFGLGLLLAFTPCSLPMLPILAGLIVGSGATPKRGFALATSYVVSMALVYAAMGVLAALLGANLQALLQNPWLLGSFAAVFVLLALPMFGFFELQLPVAVRDRLENVSRNQRGGSLFGAGVLGALSGLLVGPCMTAPLAGALLYIAQSGNALHGGLILFAMGIGIGVPLLLLVTVGNRFMPKPGAWMNLLKGVFGFLFLATALLMLRPVLDESLWIGLCGALLLIAAYSAWKQSEGFGRVAPVFGASSLLLGVWGSLLMIGAAGGGDDLLKPLQVYSASNSSSTANPVGHDAFTTIKDPAALQRELDAAQAQGQWVLLDYYADWCVSCKVMEKQVFGKPHVLQALSDVRLLRLDVTADNAASRELLGRYKVPGPPSLLWIGTDGIERRSQRITGQVDADTFLQRWTTTRDAR from the coding sequence ATGCGTCGACTGTTTCTATTTTTGGTTCTCTTGATCTCGGGTGCGGCCCAGGCAGGGACTGATCCGTTCGCGACAAAACCCGACTTTCTTCCCGTCGGCAAGGCGTTCATCTTCACCTCCGAACGTCTTGAGTCCGGTGAAACCCAGCTCTATTGGCAGATCGCTGACGGTTATTACCTTTATCAGAAACGCCTGAAATTCGATGGCTTGCCCGCTGAGCACCATCCCGCTTTACCTGAAGGCGAAGCGCACAGCGATGAGTTCTTCGGCGAACAACAGGTCTATCGTCAAGGTCTGGAACTGAAGATCCCGGCAGGTGCCACGGGTCAAATCAAAGTGGGTTTCCAGGGCTGTGCCGATGCCGGTTTGTGTTATCCGCCGCAAACTCAGGTGGTGGATCTGGGCGGCAAATCGACTACCGCGGCGATAAACGAAGCGCCGGACCAAGCCTTGGCCAGCGACCTGCAACAGCGGGCGCTGGGTTGGAGCTTGCTGGTGTTCTTCGGTCTGGGGCTGTTGCTAGCCTTCACGCCTTGCTCGCTGCCGATGCTGCCGATTCTGGCCGGTTTGATCGTCGGCAGTGGCGCCACGCCCAAGCGCGGTTTCGCCTTGGCCACTAGTTACGTCGTGAGCATGGCGCTGGTGTATGCGGCGATGGGCGTTCTGGCCGCGCTGCTCGGGGCGAATCTCCAGGCGTTGTTGCAGAACCCTTGGTTGCTGGGCAGCTTCGCGGCTGTGTTTGTGTTGCTGGCGTTGCCGATGTTCGGCTTCTTCGAGTTGCAACTGCCGGTGGCCGTGCGTGATCGATTGGAAAATGTTTCGCGTAATCAACGCGGCGGCAGCCTGTTCGGTGCCGGTGTGTTGGGAGCCTTGTCCGGTTTGCTGGTGGGTCCGTGCATGACCGCCCCGCTGGCGGGCGCCTTGCTCTACATCGCGCAAAGCGGCAATGCGCTGCATGGCGGATTGATTCTGTTCGCCATGGGCATCGGCATCGGTGTGCCGCTGCTGTTGTTGGTCACCGTCGGCAATCGCTTCATGCCCAAACCCGGCGCGTGGATGAACCTGCTCAAAGGTGTGTTCGGCTTCCTGTTCCTCGCCACCGCGTTGCTGATGCTGCGTCCGGTGCTGGATGAATCACTGTGGATTGGTTTGTGCGGTGCGTTGCTGCTGATTGCCGCGTACAGCGCCTGGAAGCAGTCGGAAGGTTTCGGTCGCGTCGCCCCTGTGTTCGGCGCCAGCTCACTCTTGCTGGGTGTGTGGGGCAGCCTGCTGATGATCGGTGCCGCCGGCGGCGGCGACGACTTGTTGAAGCCATTGCAGGTCTACAGCGCTTCAAACTCGAGCAGCACCGCAAACCCGGTCGGCCACGACGCATTCACCACGATCAAGGACCCGGCAGCTCTGCAACGGGAACTCGACGCGGCACAGGCTCAAGGCCAGTGGGTGCTGCTGGACTACTACGCCGACTGGTGCGTGTCGTGCAAGGTCATGGAAAAACAGGTGTTCGGCAAACCTCACGTACTGCAAGCCTTGAGCGATGTGCGCTTGCTACGGCTGGACGTCACCGCCGACAATGCCGCCAGCCGTGAACTGCTCGGCCGTTATAAAGTGCCGGGGCCACCGAGCCTGCTGTGGATCGGCACCGACGGCATCGAGCGTCGCAGCCAGCGCATCACCGGTCAGGTCGATGCCGACACCTTCCTGCAACGCTGGACCACCACCCGAGACGCCCGTTAA
- a CDS encoding TlpA disulfide reductase family protein, which translates to MLTFTLGTFAIALNHLLLISALALATFIGWRVAKRGGENPESVLFSLFLLGMLAARVGFVAVYWAHYRDDLWQIIDLRDGGFLAWPGVIVLLLAALYRGWRRPGLRRPLGFGVASGLAFWLLATFSLTIYEQGTRLPEITLRNAAGETVQLADYKGGPLVINLWATWCPPCRREMPVLENAQQHRPDLTFLFVNQAESMQSVSTFLETQGLSLSNVLFDGSGRLGQAVGSMALPTTLFYSPDGRLLGSHLGELSEASLARALENFDTPNPAVPATSSRKLPCPSSATC; encoded by the coding sequence ATGCTGACCTTTACCCTCGGCACTTTTGCCATCGCGCTTAATCACCTGCTGCTGATCAGTGCCCTGGCGCTGGCAACCTTCATCGGCTGGCGGGTGGCCAAGCGTGGCGGCGAGAATCCGGAGTCGGTGCTGTTCAGCCTGTTCCTGCTGGGCATGCTGGCCGCCCGGGTCGGTTTTGTGGCCGTTTACTGGGCCCATTATCGCGATGACCTTTGGCAGATCATCGACCTGCGCGACGGCGGTTTCCTCGCCTGGCCTGGTGTGATCGTGCTGCTGCTTGCCGCGCTGTATCGAGGTTGGCGTCGTCCGGGCTTGCGCCGGCCGTTGGGCTTTGGCGTGGCCAGCGGCCTGGCGTTCTGGCTGCTGGCGACCTTCTCCCTGACTATTTACGAACAAGGCACACGCCTGCCGGAAATTACCCTGCGCAATGCCGCCGGTGAAACCGTGCAACTGGCGGACTACAAGGGCGGCCCGTTGGTGATCAATCTCTGGGCCACCTGGTGTCCGCCGTGCCGTCGAGAAATGCCGGTGCTGGAAAACGCCCAGCAACACCGCCCGGACCTGACGTTCCTGTTCGTCAATCAGGCTGAAAGCATGCAAAGCGTCAGTACTTTTCTGGAAACCCAGGGCCTGAGCCTGTCCAACGTGCTGTTCGACGGCAGTGGCCGATTGGGCCAGGCCGTCGGCTCCATGGCGTTGCCGACTACGCTGTTCTATAGTCCCGACGGTCGCCTGCTGGGCAGCCATCTGGGTGAGCTGTCGGAAGCCAGCCTGGCCCGCGCCCTGGAAAACTTCGACACCCCGAATCCTGCCGTACCGGCCACCTCTTCAAGGAAATTGCCATGCCCCTCCTCCGCCACCTGCTGA
- the dsbG gene encoding thiol:disulfide interchange protein DsbG: protein MPLLRHLLTLTLGAALLHLPSVQAAEELPEAIKKIEAKGAKIVGQFDAPDGLRGYAAQYQNRGMALYLTPDGKHVLLGNLYDADGNDLTSAPLQKLVYAPMSKEVWGKMEASNWIGDGKKDAPRIVYLFSDPNCPYCNMFWEQARPWVKAGKVQLRHIMVGIIREDSPGKSAALLAAKDPQKALEDHEKSGKKSSLKALKNVPPAIQAKLAANMQLMEDLELQATPAIFYMDDKGELQQQQGAPSPDKLVQILGPK from the coding sequence ATGCCCCTCCTCCGCCACCTGCTGACGTTGACCTTGGGCGCCGCCCTGCTGCATCTACCGTCGGTGCAGGCCGCCGAAGAATTGCCCGAAGCGATCAAGAAAATCGAAGCCAAGGGCGCGAAAATCGTCGGCCAATTCGACGCACCCGACGGCTTGCGCGGTTATGCGGCGCAGTACCAGAACCGTGGCATGGCGCTGTACCTGACCCCGGATGGCAAGCATGTACTGCTCGGCAATCTGTACGACGCCGACGGCAACGACCTGACCAGCGCGCCGTTGCAGAAGCTGGTTTACGCACCGATGTCCAAGGAAGTCTGGGGCAAGATGGAAGCCAGCAACTGGATCGGCGACGGGAAGAAAGATGCGCCGCGGATCGTGTACCTGTTCAGCGATCCGAACTGCCCTTATTGCAACATGTTCTGGGAACAGGCGCGGCCATGGGTCAAGGCGGGCAAGGTGCAGCTGCGGCACATCATGGTCGGCATCATTCGCGAAGACAGTCCGGGGAAATCGGCTGCGCTGCTGGCCGCCAAGGATCCGCAGAAAGCGCTGGAAGACCATGAGAAGTCAGGCAAGAAAAGCTCGCTAAAAGCCCTGAAAAACGTGCCCCCGGCGATTCAGGCGAAGCTGGCGGCCAACATGCAGTTGATGGAAGACCTGGAGCTGCAGGCCACCCCGGCGATTTTCTACATGGACGACAAGGGCGAGCTGCAACAACAGCAAGGCGCGCCGTCGCCGGACAAGCTGGTGCAAATTCTCGGGCCGAAGTGA
- a CDS encoding alpha/beta fold hydrolase gives MPFVTVDGQSLHYIDQGAGPAVLLAGSYLWDQAMWAPQIAALSQHYRVIALDLWGHGESGWMPEYTHSLDDIARHALALLDHLDIDRVTLVGLSVGGMWGVRLALSAPQRINGLVLMDTYVGVEPESTRQYYFSLFKQIEETGVIAPPLLDIVVPIFFRPGIDPQSALYQDFRAKLAALPPERLRESIVPMGRITFGRDDLLPRLGELNPDTTLLMCGDQDKPRPPSETREMAELIGCPSVLVPEAGHISNLENPQFVTTALLKFLAERA, from the coding sequence ATGCCCTTCGTAACGGTTGATGGACAATCACTTCACTACATTGATCAAGGCGCCGGCCCTGCCGTTCTGCTGGCCGGCAGTTATCTGTGGGACCAGGCCATGTGGGCGCCGCAGATTGCCGCTCTGTCGCAACACTACCGGGTAATTGCTCTGGACCTGTGGGGCCATGGTGAATCCGGGTGGATGCCCGAGTACACACACTCGCTGGATGACATTGCGCGCCATGCACTGGCGCTGCTCGATCATCTGGACATCGACCGTGTCACGCTGGTCGGTCTCTCGGTCGGCGGCATGTGGGGCGTGCGTCTGGCGCTATCAGCGCCGCAGCGGATCAATGGTCTGGTGCTGATGGACACCTACGTCGGTGTCGAGCCGGAATCGACCCGCCAGTACTATTTCTCGCTGTTCAAACAGATCGAAGAGACCGGCGTGATTGCGCCGCCGCTGCTCGATATCGTTGTGCCGATCTTCTTCCGTCCGGGCATCGATCCGCAGTCGGCGTTGTATCAGGACTTCCGCGCCAAACTGGCCGCACTGCCGCCGGAGCGTCTGCGCGAGAGCATTGTGCCGATGGGGCGGATTACGTTTGGGCGTGATGATCTGTTGCCGCGCCTGGGCGAGTTGAATCCTGACACCACGCTGCTGATGTGTGGCGATCAGGACAAACCGCGGCCGCCGTCGGAGACAAGAGAGATGGCCGAGCTGATCGGCTGCCCATCTGTGCTGGTGCCGGAGGCGGGGCATATCTCCAATCTGGAGAATCCGCAGTTCGTGACAACGGCTTTGCTGAAGTTTTTGGCTGAGAGAGCTTAG